A region from the Natronocella acetinitrilica genome encodes:
- a CDS encoding class I SAM-dependent methyltransferase, with amino-acid sequence MQGFDRKTHWQNVYEQKKTTEVSWFQARPAVSLDLIANCCLDPADPIIDVGGGASVLVDYLFAQGHTNLTVLDISGAALAASRNRLGANAGAVKWVESDVTTYSPEIRYTLWHDRAVFHFLTDAEDRRRYVETLKNALRVGGHLILASFAIGGPEKCSGLPIVQYDARKLQSEFGPGFELVEERAESHVTPAHRVQDFAYFRFRHIEEKGS; translated from the coding sequence GTGCAGGGTTTCGACAGAAAGACGCATTGGCAAAACGTCTACGAGCAGAAGAAGACGACGGAAGTCAGCTGGTTTCAGGCCAGGCCTGCCGTCTCGCTGGACCTCATCGCCAACTGCTGCCTTGACCCAGCTGATCCGATTATTGATGTCGGGGGCGGGGCGTCGGTCCTGGTCGATTACCTGTTCGCGCAAGGGCACACGAATTTGACGGTTCTGGACATTTCCGGGGCTGCGCTGGCGGCATCTCGGAACAGGCTGGGGGCGAATGCCGGCGCCGTGAAGTGGGTCGAGTCAGACGTGACCACATACTCCCCTGAAATCCGTTATACGCTTTGGCATGATCGTGCAGTCTTTCACTTCTTGACAGACGCTGAAGATCGTCGGCGCTACGTCGAGACACTCAAGAATGCTCTTCGCGTCGGTGGGCATCTCATCCTTGCGTCATTTGCAATCGGTGGGCCTGAAAAATGCAGTGGCTTGCCAATTGTTCAATACGACGCCAGAAAGCTTCAATCGGAGTTTGGCCCAGGCTTCGAATTGGTGGAAGAACGAGCCGAGAGCCACGTGACTCCAGCGCACCGAGTGCAGGATTTTGCATACTTCCGCTTTCGGCACATCGAAGAAAAGGGCAGCTAA
- a CDS encoding alpha/beta hydrolase, giving the protein MSDPSDHEYQFNPRVAVGDVEPYTQRATEASATARQRLTAEYDVSYGDSPLMTCDIFPASSDDAPVHVFVHGGYWRGRDKADYSFLAGTLVPEGITTVVINYDLCPSVTVDVIVEEIGICFDWVRSRMGQSAKRLVASGHSAGAHLLAMADIRSQRGKANALGIDHAVLISGLYDLRPVLEVSVNETIGLTREFACQLSPSLYPLRPSMPVDIVVGGAESSSWVGQSRDYASHISARGGCRILEGHDHYSIMEEFMVPTSELSRLLIERSHG; this is encoded by the coding sequence ATGAGCGATCCATCAGATCACGAGTATCAGTTCAATCCACGCGTCGCTGTCGGTGACGTGGAGCCCTATACCCAACGTGCGACCGAGGCCAGTGCCACAGCGCGTCAGCGACTGACCGCCGAGTACGACGTCTCCTACGGCGATTCGCCCCTGATGACGTGCGATATTTTCCCGGCGTCGTCGGATGACGCTCCAGTCCACGTGTTTGTCCATGGTGGCTACTGGCGAGGCCGTGACAAGGCTGACTACAGCTTTCTGGCGGGCACACTCGTTCCGGAAGGCATTACGACGGTCGTGATCAACTATGACCTTTGTCCTTCCGTCACGGTTGACGTAATCGTCGAGGAAATCGGCATCTGCTTCGACTGGGTGAGGTCGCGAATGGGACAGAGTGCGAAGCGGCTTGTTGCGTCCGGTCATTCCGCTGGAGCACACCTTCTCGCCATGGCAGACATCAGGAGCCAGCGGGGGAAGGCCAATGCCCTGGGAATCGATCATGCCGTCTTGATCAGCGGTCTCTACGATCTTCGGCCTGTGCTCGAAGTCAGCGTGAATGAGACTATCGGACTCACCCGCGAATTCGCTTGCCAACTCAGCCCATCCCTGTATCCGCTCAGACCCAGTATGCCCGTTGACATTGTCGTAGGCGGCGCGGAATCCAGCTCGTGGGTAGGGCAATCCCGTGACTATGCCAGTCATATCAGCGCCAGGGGTGGGTGCCGGATACTAGAAGGGCATGACCACTATTCGATCATGGAAGAGTTTATGGTCCCGACGTCAGAACTCTCCCGACTTCTCATCGAGCGCTCCCACGGCTGA
- a CDS encoding phage tail protein translates to MSRNDPFAATRFLLEIDGLVPAGFMTCTGLESFTEIIEYREGSDRATLRKLPGLHRHGNIVLSRGVTTSTELADWYRTTLTGQTERRNGAIVLMDDAGEPATRWEFREGWPCRLQGPDLHAMESAVAIETLEICHEGLQRVGGR, encoded by the coding sequence ATGTCGAGGAATGATCCTTTCGCCGCCACCAGGTTCCTGCTGGAGATCGACGGTCTGGTCCCGGCCGGGTTCATGACCTGCACAGGGTTGGAAAGCTTCACTGAAATCATCGAGTACCGCGAGGGCAGTGACCGCGCGACTCTACGAAAGCTCCCCGGCTTGCACAGGCACGGCAATATCGTGCTTAGCCGGGGCGTGACGACGAGCACCGAACTGGCTGACTGGTACAGAACCACCCTGACTGGGCAGACAGAGCGGCGAAATGGTGCCATCGTGCTGATGGATGACGCTGGCGAGCCTGCTACTCGGTGGGAGTTCCGGGAAGGGTGGCCATGCCGTCTTCAGGGGCCTGATCTGCACGCCATGGAGAGCGCGGTTGCCATCGAGACGCTGGAAATCTGTCATGAGGGTTTGCAACGGGTCGGAGGGCGGTAA
- a CDS encoding ornithine cyclodeaminase family protein, with amino-acid sequence MIVISEADARELLTMADAIQTMATAFRAIHAKHAVAFPLVREQISECNAVFGVKSGACIQDDTLGLKAGGYWASNSQKGLTNHQSSTVLFNPETGQPLAFVGANYLTALRTAAVAGLATDRLSRPESSVMGIIGAGTQAVFQIEAVLAVRPISKLIVASRTEESARRLSEQARLLGIQEVTIGSTVEAAEQADVLTTITPAREAVVELAAVRPGTHINAMGADTAGKQEIDSSLLRVARVFVDDWTQAAAVGECQHGVSHWKMTQGDLAGTLGGLAADAVPGRVTADDITIFDSTGMALQDLSVARVVVDRARQRGMGQEIVLESAS; translated from the coding sequence ATGATTGTTATCTCGGAAGCGGATGCACGCGAACTGCTGACCATGGCTGACGCGATCCAGACAATGGCAACGGCCTTTCGTGCGATCCATGCAAAGCACGCGGTCGCTTTCCCTCTGGTGCGCGAACAGATCAGCGAGTGCAATGCGGTCTTCGGCGTGAAGAGCGGTGCCTGCATCCAGGACGATACGCTGGGCTTGAAAGCCGGAGGCTACTGGGCAAGCAATAGTCAAAAGGGTTTGACGAATCACCAGTCTTCGACCGTCCTCTTCAATCCCGAAACGGGGCAACCACTGGCTTTCGTTGGTGCCAACTATCTGACGGCCCTGCGAACGGCGGCGGTTGCCGGCTTGGCGACCGATCGACTTTCGCGACCGGAGTCCTCGGTCATGGGCATCATCGGGGCCGGTACACAAGCAGTATTTCAGATCGAAGCGGTACTCGCGGTGCGCCCCATTAGCAAACTGATTGTGGCTTCACGAACCGAGGAGAGTGCCAGGCGGCTGAGCGAACAGGCACGACTGCTGGGCATCCAGGAGGTCACCATTGGATCGACCGTGGAGGCCGCCGAGCAGGCGGACGTGCTAACGACAATCACGCCAGCGAGGGAGGCTGTCGTTGAATTGGCGGCGGTGCGGCCAGGTACGCACATCAATGCCATGGGAGCCGACACCGCCGGGAAGCAGGAAATTGACTCATCGCTGCTGCGAGTCGCCCGGGTCTTTGTGGATGACTGGACCCAGGCAGCGGCTGTCGGTGAGTGTCAGCACGGCGTCAGTCACTGGAAAATGACACAAGGGGACCTGGCCGGGACATTGGGCGGGCTCGCCGCCGACGCCGTACCGGGGCGAGTCACCGCAGACGACATCACGATCTTCGACAGCACGGGTATGGCCTTGCAGGACCTCAGTGTTGCCCGGGTGGTTGTCGACCGAGCGCGACAACGAGGTATGGGTCAAGAGATCGTCCTGGAGTCTGCCAGTTAG
- a CDS encoding isochorismatase family protein, with protein MNSVASKTWGRRVGFGASPALVVVDFTIAFTEPGRALGSDVSSAIAATNDLLDVSHASNWPVLFTAIAYSDPNFADAGMWLAKVGGQEDLRAGSDGVDVDPRLNRTAQDTVIIKKYASAFFGTDLSSRLVTSNVDTVLITGCSTSGCVRATAVDAIQHGFRPIVVREAVADRWEDAHKQALKDLDAKYADVVSLQEALEYLQRNSGIEGLVAARD; from the coding sequence ATGAATTCAGTGGCGTCGAAAACATGGGGACGGAGAGTCGGCTTCGGCGCTTCTCCCGCGTTGGTGGTCGTGGATTTCACGATCGCGTTCACCGAGCCGGGAAGGGCGCTTGGCAGCGACGTTTCGTCCGCCATTGCCGCTACCAATGACCTGCTTGACGTATCGCACGCCTCCAACTGGCCGGTGCTGTTCACAGCAATTGCCTATTCGGATCCGAACTTCGCCGATGCGGGAATGTGGCTCGCAAAAGTTGGCGGGCAGGAGGACTTGAGGGCGGGCAGTGACGGTGTCGACGTCGATCCTAGACTAAACCGAACAGCGCAGGACACTGTCATCATCAAGAAGTATGCGTCAGCCTTTTTCGGGACGGATCTGTCGAGTCGTCTTGTAACGAGTAATGTTGACACGGTCTTGATCACGGGTTGCTCGACGAGTGGATGTGTTCGTGCTACCGCCGTCGACGCCATCCAGCACGGCTTTCGTCCCATTGTCGTACGGGAGGCTGTGGCCGATCGTTGGGAAGATGCGCACAAGCAGGCCTTGAAGGATCTTGACGCCAAATATGCCGATGTCGTCTCGCTCCAGGAAGCTCTGGAGTACCTCCAGCGAAATTCCGGGATAGAGGGTCTCGTAGCGGCTCGCGACTAG